One genomic region from Rothia dentocariosa ATCC 17931 encodes:
- a CDS encoding ThiF family adenylyltransferase: MDVTSHDRPSVPDVPQILAPKDPAQAQALEAERVLRQDRLPGFDQQAVANAHVLVIGVGGLGCPVVQALAAAGVGSIALVDHDVIELSNLQRQLLFGIADCGRAKAEVAAHRAREIAPALTVTVYRRYLEASWILDLLAEENPAVIVDCTDTFATKYLIADAAEITGIPLVWGSVLRYQGSVSVFRTGSTHLRDLFPTTPATLESCAEAGVLGATTAVIGSLMATETLKFLAGLPTLEGQLLTYEALSGTFQNFALSPDPERAPVTDLSAYELPKILLDVREQDERETQVKYPDSLHLPLSATTEDAVRAMLKPLAGECVGVFCKSGARAAKFIKNWDAVAEEYSITLVGI, from the coding sequence ATGGATGTGACCTCACATGATCGCCCTTCGGTGCCTGACGTACCGCAGATTCTAGCGCCAAAGGACCCCGCGCAGGCGCAGGCTCTCGAAGCTGAGCGCGTATTGCGGCAGGATCGTCTGCCCGGTTTCGACCAACAGGCGGTCGCCAATGCGCATGTGCTCGTTATCGGTGTGGGCGGCCTGGGCTGCCCCGTGGTGCAGGCGCTCGCCGCCGCCGGGGTCGGGTCGATTGCGCTCGTTGATCACGATGTGATTGAACTGTCGAATCTGCAGCGCCAGCTGTTGTTCGGGATCGCCGATTGCGGCAGGGCGAAGGCTGAGGTTGCCGCGCATCGTGCCCGTGAGATTGCCCCGGCGCTCACGGTGACGGTGTATAGGCGATACCTGGAGGCATCCTGGATTCTTGACCTGCTCGCCGAGGAGAACCCGGCGGTGATTGTCGATTGTACCGATACGTTTGCGACTAAATATTTGATTGCCGATGCCGCCGAGATAACCGGTATTCCGCTGGTGTGGGGGTCGGTGCTGCGTTATCAGGGCAGCGTGAGCGTCTTCCGCACAGGGTCAACACATCTGCGCGACCTGTTCCCTACAACTCCCGCGACTCTGGAATCCTGCGCAGAGGCCGGGGTGCTGGGCGCTACCACTGCGGTGATTGGCTCACTCATGGCGACGGAAACGCTCAAGTTCCTGGCGGGGCTGCCCACGCTTGAGGGGCAGCTGCTCACATACGAGGCGCTGAGCGGCACCTTCCAGAATTTTGCGCTCTCCCCCGATCCTGAGCGGGCACCCGTGACGGATTTGAGCGCCTATGAACTGCCGAAGATTCTGCTGGATGTGCGCGAACAGGACGAACGCGAAACCCAGGTGAAGTACCCGGATTCTTTGCACCTTCCGCTGTCTGCGACTACCGAGGATGCGGTGCGCGCCATGTTGAAGCCGCTCGCCGGAGAATGCGTGGGCGTGTTTTGTAAGTCCGGGGCACGCGCAGCGAAGTTTATAAAGAATTGGGATGCGGTTGCGGAAGAATACAGTATAACGTTGGTTGGAATTTAG
- a CDS encoding thiazole synthase gives MIIAEKEFSSRLIMGSGGATSMDLLEKALVASGTEMTTVAMRRHASGTPIFPLLTRLNIAPLPNTAGCRTARDTVITARLAREALGTQWIKVEVISDEDTLLPDVCETVTACETLVAEGFTVMAYTSDDPVIAKRLEDVGVAAVMPLGSPIGTGLGILNPHNIELICSRATVPVLLDAGVGTASDAAFAMELGCSGVLLASAVNRAQDPVAMAQAMKAAVEAGYLARDAGRIPQREHAKASSPAEGLVSWM, from the coding sequence ATGATTATTGCTGAGAAAGAGTTCTCATCCCGGCTCATTATGGGTTCCGGGGGCGCCACCAGCATGGACCTGCTCGAAAAAGCTTTGGTCGCATCCGGTACCGAGATGACCACGGTCGCGATGCGCAGGCACGCCTCGGGTACCCCTATTTTTCCGCTTCTGACCAGGCTAAATATTGCGCCTCTACCTAATACGGCGGGGTGCCGCACCGCGCGCGATACCGTTATCACCGCTAGGCTCGCACGCGAAGCCCTGGGGACTCAGTGGATTAAGGTTGAGGTGATTAGCGATGAAGATACCCTGCTGCCGGATGTGTGCGAAACCGTGACCGCCTGCGAAACGCTGGTGGCGGAAGGGTTCACGGTCATGGCGTACACCTCTGATGACCCGGTGATCGCCAAACGTTTAGAGGATGTGGGAGTCGCGGCGGTCATGCCGCTCGGCTCACCCATCGGCACGGGGCTGGGCATTTTGAACCCGCACAATATTGAGCTGATTTGCTCCCGCGCCACGGTTCCGGTGCTGCTGGATGCGGGGGTTGGCACCGCCTCGGACGCCGCGTTTGCTATGGAACTCGGCTGCTCGGGCGTGCTGCTGGCCTCGGCGGTCAACCGTGCGCAGGATCCGGTGGCGATGGCGCAAGCTATGAAAGCCGCTGTTGAGGCAGGCTATCTGGCGCGAGACGCAGGCAGGATTCCCCAGCGCGAGCACGCGAAGGCTTCCTCCCCAGCGGAGGGTCTGGTGTCATGGATGTGA
- the thiS gene encoding sulfur carrier protein ThiS, producing MKITYNGELLDISTPNLEALILQQAGTDQGVAVALDGAVVPRSRWASTEVPEGARVDALTAVQGG from the coding sequence ATGAAAATAACCTATAACGGCGAACTATTAGACATTTCTACCCCGAATCTTGAGGCGCTGATTCTTCAGCAGGCGGGCACCGATCAGGGTGTCGCTGTCGCACTCGATGGTGCTGTGGTGCCGCGTTCACGGTGGGCGAGTACCGAAGTACCCGAGGGCGCTAGGGTCGATGCGCTGACCGCAGTTCAGGGCGGGTAG
- the thiO gene encoding glycine oxidase ThiO produces MAEVITVVGGGIIGLTTAFELTEHGQRVRVYDPTPGERGTGASYFAGGMLAPIAEVQFQQDALFPLMTASANAYPSLMRRLAAVTDAPTGYDTTGTLVVAGDRADAAHLRDVSEYYHSLNRSAEAIPVSRARALEPALTPDLAGAALIEGDHQLAPRLFLQALVKALRARGVEFVRERVTDPDFGDIVCTGLGAAGQYPLRPVYGDILRLQAPHPLVEHVVRGFVNGRPVYVIPRPGGEVCIGATSREDTRTRPSVDGVYQLLKDAIRVVPAVEECELIESNVGVRPGTPDDLPIFGYRITATGRRQLISNGYFRHGILLAALAGKAGAEVFLGEDIPPEFAPCSPKRFEH; encoded by the coding sequence ATGGCAGAAGTTATTACCGTGGTGGGCGGCGGAATTATTGGGCTGACCACCGCCTTTGAGCTTACCGAACACGGCCAGCGGGTGCGCGTCTATGACCCAACCCCCGGCGAGCGCGGCACGGGTGCCAGCTATTTTGCGGGCGGGATGCTCGCGCCCATTGCCGAAGTGCAGTTTCAGCAGGATGCGCTTTTCCCACTAATGACCGCCAGCGCGAATGCGTACCCTTCGCTCATGCGCAGGCTCGCCGCGGTAACGGATGCGCCCACCGGCTACGATACGACCGGCACGTTGGTGGTGGCGGGTGACCGTGCGGACGCGGCGCATCTACGCGATGTTTCTGAGTATTACCATTCGCTCAACCGCAGTGCCGAGGCCATTCCCGTGAGCCGGGCGCGCGCCCTGGAACCTGCACTTACCCCGGATTTGGCGGGTGCGGCGTTGATTGAGGGCGATCATCAGCTGGCGCCTCGGCTGTTTTTGCAGGCTCTCGTGAAGGCGTTGAGGGCGCGCGGGGTCGAGTTTGTGCGTGAGCGTGTGACGGATCCGGATTTTGGGGATATTGTGTGCACCGGTTTGGGCGCGGCGGGGCAATATCCACTGCGACCGGTTTACGGTGATATTCTGCGTTTGCAGGCCCCGCATCCGCTGGTGGAGCATGTGGTGCGCGGGTTCGTGAACGGGCGGCCCGTTTATGTGATTCCACGGCCTGGCGGTGAGGTGTGTATCGGTGCGACAAGCCGCGAGGACACGCGCACACGCCCCAGTGTGGACGGCGTGTATCAGCTGCTCAAAGATGCGATTCGGGTGGTTCCTGCGGTGGAGGAATGCGAGCTTATCGAGTCGAATGTGGGGGTGCGACCCGGAACCCCGGATGATCTGCCGATCTTTGGCTATCGCATAACGGCGACCGGGCGGCGGCAGCTGATCTCAAACGGGTATTTTCGGCACGGAATTTTACTGGCGGCACTCGCTGGGAAAGCCGGTGCGGAGGTGTTTTTGGGCGAGGATATTCCGCCGGAGTTCGCGCCCTGCTCACCGAAGAGGTTTGAGCACTGA
- a CDS encoding thiamine phosphate synthase, translating to MTTNSAAETATPLDLSLYLVTGENPVETVRRARHATCIQVRSKPISAHDLYALAEEIARIALPHQKILIDDRVDVALALRARGVRIDGVHIGQDDLPVADARRLLGEHAIIGLTTGTRELVERANTVAHLIDYIGAGPFRPSPTKASNRPPLGVEGLRELAELSKVPVVAIGDIWPQDCPSIRETGVAGVAMARAFVENPELQA from the coding sequence ATGACAACCAACAGCGCCGCCGAAACCGCCACACCCTTAGACCTTTCACTGTATCTGGTCACCGGCGAAAACCCCGTCGAAACGGTGCGGCGGGCACGGCATGCTACCTGCATACAGGTGCGTTCCAAGCCCATCAGCGCCCACGACCTGTATGCCCTTGCCGAAGAGATTGCGCGCATCGCACTCCCCCACCAGAAGATACTGATCGATGACCGGGTGGATGTTGCCCTTGCCCTGCGCGCTCGCGGGGTGCGCATCGACGGGGTACATATAGGTCAAGACGATCTGCCCGTCGCCGATGCCCGCCGTCTGCTGGGTGAGCACGCCATTATTGGGCTCACGACCGGCACTCGCGAGCTTGTTGAGCGCGCTAACACCGTTGCGCACCTGATCGATTACATTGGTGCTGGGCCGTTCCGCCCCTCCCCGACCAAAGCCTCAAACCGCCCGCCACTGGGTGTTGAAGGGCTGCGTGAACTTGCCGAGCTTTCGAAGGTTCCGGTAGTCGCCATCGGTGATATTTGGCCGCAGGACTGCCCGAGCATCCGCGAAACAGGGGTTGCCGGGGTTGCAATGGCACGCGCCTTCGTGGAAAACCCGGAATTGCAAGCATAA
- the dcd gene encoding dCTP deaminase: protein MLISDRDIRREIADGRIVLEPFDDSMIQPASVDVRIDRFFRLFDNHKYPHIDPSQEQEELTRLVEVAPDEPFILHPGEFVLGSTYEQVTLPADVAARLEGKSSLGRLGLLTHSTAGFIDPGFSGHVTLELSNMATLPVMLWPGSKVGQLCFFRLTSETEHPYGSGAYGNRYQGQRGPTASRSYLNFHRTEIPVEKSGD, encoded by the coding sequence GTGCTTATTTCAGACCGCGATATTCGACGAGAAATTGCTGACGGCCGTATCGTACTTGAGCCGTTTGACGATTCGATGATTCAGCCGGCGAGCGTCGATGTGCGCATCGACCGCTTTTTCCGTCTGTTTGACAACCATAAGTACCCGCATATTGACCCGTCGCAGGAGCAGGAGGAACTAACTCGTCTGGTGGAAGTTGCCCCCGACGAGCCTTTTATTCTGCATCCTGGCGAGTTCGTGCTCGGGTCCACCTACGAACAGGTGACCCTGCCTGCGGATGTGGCGGCTCGCCTGGAAGGTAAGTCTTCACTCGGGCGTTTGGGGCTTTTGACCCACTCAACCGCAGGGTTCATTGACCCCGGTTTTTCAGGGCACGTGACCCTGGAACTGTCTAATATGGCGACCCTGCCGGTCATGCTGTGGCCCGGGTCTAAGGTCGGTCAGCTGTGTTTCTTCCGGCTCACAAGCGAGACTGAGCATCCGTATGGTTCCGGCGCATACGGAAACCGCTACCAGGGGCAGCGCGGGCCGACCGCATCGCGCAGCTACCTGAACTTTCACCGTACAGAGATCCCCGTTGAGAAATCTGGCGACTAG
- a CDS encoding MFS transporter, protein MTRRIPDHSTSRRSVASWVLWDVGSSSFDTIMMTFIFTVYLTSSYFGSTEDASAALSLGLTIAGFCIAFFAPVSGQRADKSGKGIFWLGVNTLSLVAFSGLCFFVFPDEAHLWLGVILVSAASVFSEFAVVNYNAILPRISTPNNIGKISGIGWSAGYVGGLVALIIVLWGFVLEPNGLHLSTDNAFNIRAVALFSALWCLIFCTPLLIRMRRRERVLPEVLPTGELRFLERGLARLSPARQGGLFAAYKELWRTIMRLRTTAPQTLYFLCASAIFRDGLAGIFTFGGVLAAGSFGFSTSDVIIFGVAANGVAAVGAVLGGYLDDYLGPKKIIIFSLVAILIAAVPLLLFPYPMTFWICALILALFVGPAQSSSRTFLARIADPGTEGELFGLYSTTGRATSFLAPMLFGLFVTIFNAQVWGIVGIMIVVLAGLLMTLPLESPQALHLRKARRAEKKAAKAAQR, encoded by the coding sequence ATGACTAGACGCATTCCCGACCACAGTACCAGCCGCCGTTCGGTTGCATCTTGGGTGCTGTGGGATGTCGGCTCGTCGAGCTTCGACACCATCATGATGACCTTCATTTTTACGGTCTACCTCACCAGCTCTTACTTCGGCTCAACCGAGGATGCATCGGCGGCACTGTCACTGGGATTGACCATTGCCGGGTTCTGTATTGCCTTTTTCGCTCCGGTTTCGGGCCAGCGCGCCGATAAATCCGGTAAAGGTATTTTCTGGTTAGGTGTTAATACGCTTTCTCTGGTGGCGTTCTCTGGACTGTGTTTTTTCGTATTTCCCGATGAAGCGCATCTGTGGCTGGGCGTGATTCTCGTATCTGCGGCGAGCGTATTCAGCGAATTTGCGGTCGTGAATTACAACGCTATACTTCCACGCATTTCAACCCCGAATAATATCGGTAAAATCTCGGGGATCGGTTGGTCGGCGGGGTATGTGGGCGGCCTAGTGGCCCTAATTATCGTGTTGTGGGGCTTCGTACTTGAGCCTAACGGGCTGCACCTGAGCACCGATAACGCCTTCAATATTCGCGCAGTGGCACTGTTCTCCGCCCTGTGGTGCCTGATCTTCTGCACGCCTTTGCTAATTCGGATGCGCCGCCGCGAACGGGTGCTTCCGGAGGTCCTTCCCACAGGTGAACTCAGGTTCTTAGAACGCGGCCTAGCCAGGCTTTCTCCGGCACGCCAAGGCGGTCTTTTTGCAGCCTACAAGGAGCTGTGGCGCACCATTATGCGGCTGCGCACCACGGCACCGCAAACCCTTTATTTCCTGTGTGCCAGCGCTATCTTCCGCGATGGTTTAGCCGGTATCTTCACCTTCGGCGGCGTGCTGGCGGCTGGTTCCTTCGGGTTCAGCACCTCGGATGTCATTATTTTCGGTGTTGCCGCCAACGGTGTTGCCGCCGTAGGCGCGGTGCTGGGCGGGTACCTGGATGACTATCTGGGGCCCAAAAAGATTATTATTTTCTCGCTGGTGGCCATCCTGATCGCAGCCGTACCCCTACTCTTGTTCCCCTACCCCATGACCTTCTGGATTTGCGCACTCATTCTCGCCCTCTTCGTGGGGCCCGCGCAGTCCTCGTCGCGTACCTTCTTGGCGCGCATCGCCGATCCCGGTACGGAAGGTGAGCTCTTCGGGCTGTATTCGACGACCGGGCGTGCAACCAGCTTCTTGGCACCCATGCTGTTCGGGCTGTTTGTCACGATTTTCAACGCCCAGGTGTGGGGTATTGTCGGCATTATGATCGTGGTGTTGGCGGGCCTGCTCATGACCCTGCCGTTAGAATCGCCACAAGCGCTTCACCTGCGCAAGGCACGCCGCGCCGAAAAGAAAGCGGCCAAGGCGGCGCAGCGGTAG
- a CDS encoding DUF4235 domain-containing protein, whose amino-acid sequence MNPVAKIAITGANMAAAALTSKGLGAAWKRVTGNEPPTIGPESEDTLRNVIVWTVITSVVGALVSVGIARAQRRFFS is encoded by the coding sequence ATGAACCCCGTAGCAAAGATTGCTATCACCGGTGCCAATATGGCCGCCGCCGCCCTGACAAGCAAAGGTCTTGGCGCAGCGTGGAAACGTGTGACCGGTAACGAACCTCCTACCATCGGCCCCGAATCCGAAGACACTCTGCGCAATGTTATTGTGTGGACCGTCATCACCTCCGTGGTGGGTGCTCTGGTAAGCGTCGGTATTGCCCGCGCACAGCGCCGTTTCTTCTCATAA
- a CDS encoding ECF transporter S component, giving the protein MSQKSRLSWRVNEIVIVSVVAAACAVIFWIWDIAVDPATKTLFAAVPEYRPIVAGMWLLAGVLGGYLIRKPGAALYCEIVAAVISVFLTGGAWSQSILIAGFFQGIGAEIAFAVLGYRVWNLSTAAFAGALSGLFMGVNEIIIYYPDMEIFKAVIYVVCAVVSGIVLAGVLSWGLTKALAKTGVLASLASGVQARTARG; this is encoded by the coding sequence ATGTCTCAAAAATCTCGCCTCAGCTGGCGGGTCAATGAAATCGTCATCGTCTCTGTGGTCGCCGCCGCCTGCGCGGTAATCTTCTGGATCTGGGATATTGCCGTAGACCCCGCCACTAAAACGCTCTTCGCGGCGGTTCCCGAATACCGACCCATCGTCGCCGGTATGTGGCTGCTCGCCGGTGTGCTCGGCGGGTACCTTATCCGCAAACCCGGCGCCGCGCTCTACTGCGAAATCGTCGCCGCCGTCATCTCCGTATTCCTCACCGGAGGCGCCTGGAGCCAATCAATCCTCATCGCCGGATTCTTCCAGGGAATTGGCGCCGAGATCGCCTTCGCCGTACTCGGGTACCGCGTCTGGAACCTCAGCACAGCAGCCTTCGCGGGCGCACTGAGCGGGCTCTTCATGGGCGTCAACGAAATCATCATCTACTACCCAGACATGGAAATCTTCAAAGCCGTCATCTACGTGGTATGCGCGGTCGTCTCAGGAATTGTGCTCGCCGGGGTACTCTCCTGGGGACTCACGAAAGCGCTCGCTAAAACCGGGGTACTCGCCTCGCTAGCCTCCGGCGTGCAGGCACGTACCGCACGCGGATAA
- a CDS encoding ABC transporter ATP-binding protein — protein sequence MTEPHSTAPDAPARGAAIDLHNFGWHHPGREKPAFSNVNLRIEPGQKVLLLGPSGAGKSTLLHAIAGVLHDHDGQSQSGSARIDGVDPEDARGLIGLMQQDPESSVVLARVGDDVAFGPENLAVAREEIWARVDDALAAVGLDYLPHEHPTNALSGGQKQRLGLAGILAMHPRAILLDEPTANLDPEGVQQVRDAVVQAVTATGATLIVVEHRVGVWAQHMDRVIVLGADGGITHDGAPETVLAQARETLIANGVWVPGYVPEPAAAAAPSGRILLSAENLAITREFPSKKQLRARRRQLKTMPEPASVPLDIPALRGGINLSIREGEHLSILGPNGAGKSTLALTLAGLLYAPNGTLHAHEALREFDQNPTAESSLTREKTAASWDIPSWSPAQLLGRIGYVFQEPEYQFVRGSVREELELGPRRLAALRREKIDDDALAVATASLAERLRLEGLLDANPFTLSGGQKRRLSVASALATAPRVLILDEPTFGQDASTWGELVRLIRGLLAEGVAVISVTHDLEFTAALGGRSITLESLPHEPADRSLQEGK from the coding sequence ATGACCGAACCCCACAGTACCGCCCCCGATGCGCCCGCCCGCGGTGCCGCAATCGACCTTCACAACTTCGGTTGGCACCACCCCGGGCGCGAAAAACCAGCGTTCTCGAACGTGAACCTGCGCATCGAACCCGGGCAGAAAGTACTGCTGCTGGGGCCCTCCGGCGCAGGAAAATCAACGCTCCTGCACGCTATCGCCGGGGTGCTGCACGATCACGACGGGCAGAGCCAAAGCGGCAGCGCGCGCATCGACGGCGTAGACCCCGAAGACGCACGCGGACTCATCGGGCTCATGCAGCAAGACCCAGAATCATCGGTCGTACTCGCCCGCGTGGGCGATGACGTAGCCTTCGGCCCCGAAAACCTCGCGGTCGCACGCGAAGAAATCTGGGCGCGCGTTGATGATGCGCTCGCCGCCGTCGGGCTCGACTACCTGCCGCATGAGCATCCCACGAATGCGCTTTCGGGAGGGCAGAAACAACGCCTGGGGCTCGCCGGAATCCTGGCGATGCACCCGCGCGCCATTCTGCTTGACGAACCCACCGCGAACCTCGACCCCGAGGGCGTTCAACAGGTGCGCGATGCCGTGGTGCAGGCGGTCACGGCAACCGGTGCCACCCTGATCGTCGTCGAACACCGGGTGGGCGTGTGGGCGCAGCATATGGACCGCGTTATCGTGCTCGGTGCCGATGGAGGCATCACCCACGACGGCGCGCCCGAAACCGTGCTCGCCCAAGCCCGCGAAACCCTCATCGCCAACGGTGTGTGGGTGCCCGGGTATGTTCCCGAACCCGCCGCCGCTGCGGCACCGAGCGGGCGCATACTCCTAAGCGCCGAAAACCTTGCGATTACGCGGGAATTTCCGAGCAAAAAACAGTTACGGGCACGCCGGCGACAGCTCAAAACCATGCCGGAACCCGCATCCGTACCCCTGGATATTCCCGCCCTGCGCGGGGGCATTAACCTGAGCATTCGAGAAGGCGAGCACCTGAGCATTCTCGGCCCCAACGGCGCCGGAAAATCAACCCTCGCACTCACTCTCGCCGGGCTCCTCTACGCCCCCAACGGAACCCTGCACGCGCACGAAGCACTGCGCGAGTTCGACCAAAACCCAACGGCAGAAAGCTCCCTCACCCGCGAGAAAACAGCCGCCAGCTGGGATATTCCCTCCTGGAGTCCCGCCCAGCTGCTGGGGCGCATCGGCTACGTTTTCCAAGAACCCGAATACCAATTCGTGCGCGGCAGCGTGCGCGAAGAACTCGAACTCGGGCCACGCCGCCTCGCCGCCCTGCGCCGCGAAAAAATTGATGATGATGCGCTCGCCGTCGCCACCGCATCCCTCGCCGAACGCTTGCGTTTAGAAGGGCTTTTAGATGCCAACCCGTTCACGCTTTCGGGCGGGCAAAAACGCCGGCTGTCGGTTGCATCCGCTTTGGCGACGGCGCCGCGCGTGCTGATTCTTGACGAACCGACTTTCGGACAGGATGCGAGCACCTGGGGCGAACTGGTGCGCCTGATTCGTGGGCTTCTTGCTGAGGGGGTTGCGGTGATCTCGGTGACTCACGATCTCGAATTTACGGCGGCTTTGGGCGGGCGGAGCATCACGCTTGAAAGCTTGCCGCATGAGCCCGCAGACCGGAGTCTTCAGGAAGGGAAGTAG
- a CDS encoding energy-coupling factor transporter transmembrane component T family protein, with protein sequence MNTDFFGPSAERNSWFGGLNAGVKLVVAGVLVLAAILIQDPVTAAIIFGLELLGFIAVGFRPVNLLARSWPILIAVLSTGWSVAILVNKTGAVLLDFGLNTITEGSLAAAFSMMIRSLAMILPTFAFVLSTDPTDLGDSLAQTFRLPARFVLAALAALRLVGILFGEWNTLGQARRARGLGAGQGPLGRIKTGAGQAFALMVQAIRRGSRLAVTMEARGFGTGKRSWARVPAYSRRDAYVAVAAAVIVACAYGVSLGLGTLRFLWQ encoded by the coding sequence ATGAATACCGATTTTTTCGGGCCGAGTGCCGAGCGCAACAGCTGGTTTGGCGGGCTTAACGCGGGCGTCAAATTAGTGGTTGCGGGCGTGCTGGTTCTTGCGGCAATCCTCATTCAAGACCCGGTAACTGCAGCTATCATCTTTGGGCTGGAGCTGCTGGGGTTTATTGCGGTCGGGTTTCGGCCGGTAAACCTGCTGGCGCGCAGCTGGCCTATCCTGATCGCGGTGCTGAGCACCGGCTGGAGTGTGGCGATTCTGGTCAATAAAACCGGTGCCGTCCTGCTCGATTTTGGGCTGAATACCATCACGGAAGGGTCGCTCGCGGCGGCGTTTTCGATGATGATTCGTTCCCTGGCGATGATTCTGCCGACCTTCGCGTTTGTACTCTCAACAGACCCAACCGACCTGGGTGATTCGCTTGCCCAAACTTTCCGCCTGCCCGCCCGTTTCGTGCTTGCCGCGTTGGCGGCGTTACGCCTTGTCGGCATCCTATTTGGGGAGTGGAATACGCTGGGGCAGGCACGGCGTGCACGTGGGCTGGGCGCGGGTCAGGGCCCGCTCGGGCGCATCAAAACCGGTGCCGGGCAGGCCTTCGCGCTCATGGTACAGGCAATTCGCCGTGGTTCGCGCCTTGCGGTCACAATGGAGGCGCGCGGTTTCGGCACCGGCAAACGCTCCTGGGCACGCGTGCCCGCCTATTCCCGGCGTGATGCGTATGTTGCGGTTGCCGCCGCCGTGATCGTTGCGTGCGCTTACGGGGTTTCGCTGGGACTAGGAACCTTGCGTTTCTTGTGGCAGTAG
- a CDS encoding aminotransferase class IV produces the protein MTSSVMLLNSENPQGVFVDPTQPLIGVEDQGFTRGDGVFETMLAVDRRVRKLDMHLARLESSARMLDLPEPDLRQLRDALANLLAQAVPGAHTELGEEHIVKIIISRGLPRASAGMPAGPYTLLIASPVPETTVNQRQNGVKAMLLPRGHDPADNTAYPWLLAGAKTLSYAVNMAVLRYVHSRGADDAIFMTDNRRILEGATSSVLMARIENGVKTLYTPEPNHGILPGTTQGAIFEAARRDGWELGYGPLYPQDLFESDGVWLASSVRLLAPVTHLNGTALAHDAQLTHRFLEYLAQG, from the coding sequence ATGACTAGTTCCGTAATGCTCCTAAATTCAGAGAACCCGCAAGGCGTTTTCGTAGACCCCACCCAACCGCTTATCGGCGTGGAAGACCAAGGATTTACCCGTGGCGACGGCGTTTTTGAGACCATGCTCGCCGTCGATCGGCGTGTGCGAAAACTTGATATGCATCTCGCCCGACTCGAATCTTCGGCGCGTATGCTCGACCTGCCCGAACCCGACCTACGCCAGCTTCGGGATGCGCTGGCAAACCTTCTCGCCCAGGCCGTACCCGGCGCTCACACGGAACTTGGCGAAGAGCATATTGTCAAAATCATTATCTCGCGCGGGCTGCCACGTGCCTCTGCGGGAATGCCCGCCGGACCATACACCCTGCTCATCGCATCCCCGGTACCCGAAACTACCGTGAATCAGCGGCAGAACGGCGTGAAGGCCATGCTGTTGCCACGCGGGCACGACCCCGCCGACAACACCGCATACCCGTGGCTGTTGGCGGGCGCGAAAACCCTCTCATATGCGGTCAATATGGCGGTTTTGCGGTATGTGCACAGCCGGGGTGCGGATGACGCGATTTTTATGACCGACAACCGCCGCATTCTGGAGGGGGCAACCTCGTCGGTGTTGATGGCGCGTATCGAAAACGGTGTAAAGACGCTGTACACCCCCGAACCGAACCACGGAATCCTGCCCGGTACCACGCAGGGCGCTATTTTTGAGGCGGCGCGGCGCGACGGCTGGGAACTGGGTTACGGTCCGCTATACCCGCAGGATCTTTTCGAGTCAGATGGGGTTTGGCTCGCCTCCTCGGTGCGTCTGCTCGCCCCCGTCACGCATCTGAACGGTACGGCGTTAGCGCACGATGCGCAGCTCACGCACCGGTTCTTGGAATACCTGGCACAGGGCTAA